A stretch of DNA from Tachysurus vachellii isolate PV-2020 chromosome 4, HZAU_Pvac_v1, whole genome shotgun sequence:
acaaaagTACAGATTCGAAACCAAGTTTTACTTCAACTAGCAGACTGAAGAGTTTCCTAACTTAGAACAGGACcagaaaacaccacaaacacccgACTGTCTGAATATAAAACTGACTTTACTGCAGGACGAAGCAGCAGCTTGTAGCTCAACAGTCTGCGTTCATGATAATCACAATATTCACTTTACTCATCAATATTACTCTATATTACATTACTTCACTTTACTCATCAATATTACTctatattacattacatcacTTTACTCATCAATATTACTctatattacattacatcacTTTACTCATCAATATTACTctatattacattacatcaaGTGCTAATagtaaatgcagtaaataaatcaaacattagTGTTGTGGTTCTTCTGTTCACCTTTAGGACTTCAGGTAGATTTCTGCTCTCCATCATCTGGTACAAACCTCACACATTCCTCATCTCACACTCTTCCTCATCTCACACTCTTCCTCATCACACACTCttcctcatcacacactcctccaccgTGTATCAGAATGAAGCTTCTCACTCTGGTGCTCCTGCTCTCCACTTTCTCCTCACTGACCCTGACGGAGGTTGTGGAGGATTTTCAAAATTCTTGTTCCAAGTTCTTCATCCGAAGCCCAAATGGTAAACAAATCATCACCCCGACTGTTTTCAAAGGCTCTCAGTATAAGCAGATTTGTCAGCTCCTGAACAACAATTACACATTTGCTACGCTGTATGACACGAAGAATAGGATCCCCGTCTACTCAGCCTACACGTTCTCAGGGAGAAATCAGACGTTTAAGAACAATGAGTGGAAAAATGAACCACAGGTAAGTGAAGTGTTTGACACACAGAGTTTgactgttctaaaaaaaaactttagcaaATCATTACATATAATTTGTTTGCAAACGATTCAGTTGTTTTTGAATGAGTCACTCAGTTGTAAGAATCAGTCACTGAGTCAATTCATTATTTCATCTCATTTCCTGCTTCAAAATGCAGTGTTCAGTTCATGAGTTAAACATCACTGAAAACCTTTTTTCACAAACCCTCTTTGACTCCGACTCCAGTAAATAACGTATTTATGAGTTTTCACTGACTGACACCTCCTTTGTCTTTCTTCATAACAGCTGGAAAACAAGAGCAACGGTCCAGAAATGAGGGAGATCACCAATGATGAGATGGATGGGTTTGTTCACCAGGCTGTGAACAGAGACTATAAAGATAGTAGAATTCCTTATACTAGAGGTCATGTGTTTCCAAATCAATATGCTGCTGATCAGAATCAGGCAGACTCCACCTTCACATTTACCAATATAGCACCACAAACAGAACACAGCAATGGAGAATGGGCAACAGAAGTAGAGACACCGATGAGggcagagatacagagagagtgcAGACAAAACAATCAATTCAAGGCTTTTATAGTGACTGGAGTAGTTCCAGGGAATAATTGGATATCCATAATGAGAAAGGATAAGACAGTTGTTAAAGGCGTTAACATTCCCAGTTTTTACTGGACTGCGTTCTGTTATTACAATCAGACCACGACAATTTCGAGAGCCTACCTCGCTCGGCAAAACGAACCGAACCCCAAATCTTATGAAATAACTGATTTGAGTGTTGATATGCTGAACAGACGCCTCACCAGTCTGTATAATCAGGATTTCAAAGTATTTAGTGATTTGTGTTTGACTTCAGTTCAGTCCGAGTTCGTTCCATCTGATTCTCGGGTTTGACCTAAAACTGCTTCATCAAATTACTTCaacaaatgtttataatgaatcaGAGAATCTTTGGTGTGCTTTACTTCACCTGCAGAAACTGATTATATTCCTGTAACAGAACGTcctcaagtgttttattcctcttatccTACAGCATGttcttacatttacactttTCTGTGTTAAAGAAAGACACgtcttatttttcatttctttgtagTTGTGTTGactgtttttaaatgagttGTGTTGTAGAATTAGAAGGAAACAGATTTATACCAAGCTGTTTGTTGTATTTCTGTATCATTGGTACATTTCTGTCTGTTAAATCTCCTGCAGATCTTTAATAAATCTTCATTTCATCAGACTGAACAGAGACACTTTCTGTACACAggatttattattagtagtgtTTGAATGTCCAGCAGGTGGCGACATTTCACTATTGTGTACAGAGAGAGGCGGGGGGGGGGTGATATATAGAAACGTTAGGTATTTAGGTAACAGCTgttctactactactattaatatagtaatattaatatcaacaataactaatattaataataacaacaacaacaacaacaacaacaataataataataaaagttaaattgattacatcaaaaaacctactttgtttatttatacataatctATATATAGACTGccattttctttttagttttctGCATGTCTGTGATATAAATCAATTTTTATGTTAAAAGACCTGCAGATCTTTCAAAGATGGTGCtgccatgtttgttttgttgtttgtttgttttgtttttacttctgtACTGAATTAAATAAGTTTTTTCAGTAgacacaaaaaaatttaaacccACCTCATCACCCTGTGGGTCAGTCAGCAAACATCTAAAATGGTCTGATTTGTTCTCCTACGTATCTGATTCATACTGAAACTCAGATCGACTGCAGCTCAGTGAATCTGAACAAAAAAActttccatttttctttgaACCTTTTGCTGTTTCTCAGTCCTGAAGCTTTCAGgattctaataataatcatcatgatactaacaataataaaaatagctcTTCACAATCATCTCCCCCATGATCTAAATGGTCCAGCAGGTGGCCACCTTTCACAACAGTGTACTGTGTACTGCgataaacatttctgtaatcatgttttatttacatttatttctctaCTAATAAAATTACAAAGGAACACTGACAAGCATGTCCAGCAGTCATTTCAGGAGAACTTTAGATAATTAATGTCCTGTCTTTGACACTCCTCCAACACCAGTCTGCTCgtttgattataaaataaatattagtagATTCCCTAAACTCCATTTTTCAGTATGAAGTCTTTGCTTTTCACTCTTCAGTGTACATCAGTTTgtccttctctcttttcctttgtgTTGGTGTCCTGGTCACATTTCAACAGCTCATGAACAGAATCTCCACCTTCACACACATTCCTGTCTGTATGGATGACATTATTATAGCAGATCATCTGAGATCCTTGAGATATGCACACTAACCCTACTTGTTAGTAGGCAGTACTGATTGTCTCCTACCCAAAACCCAACACCATCGAGGGCTTCCTCACTGTTATCCCATTATATTCCTATAATAAACACCAGCCATCTGTCTGACCTCACTCAGTCTGCTCCAGCTGATGGAGTCACACCAATGGGCTTTTATCCAGGTTAAAGCAGCTCTTTGCTGAAGACTTCACAGACTTAAGACTACAGGAATAAagttgtaaatgtttaaaagtctTATGTGACACAAActagagatgggggactcgagtcatatgacttgactcgagtcggacttaagtcgcaagcttgagacttgagacttgcttgacaaatattaaaaaaagactcgactttactttgacttgacatccatgacttgagacttgactcggacttgagttaaatgactcgaaataacttgttttttgtttttgtttgatcttttttgtctattttgtttttaaatctgtttttaaacgcacgcaagagcgtaatctaaccacgtgacacagcaggcaagcagagggagcgcgcgcactaactaataaaccttaacagttgtgacgaaacatggaaggtgctacaccaaaaataattaagttcaggtaccgggattttgtgcaagatgagaagagaagaacagcagtaagccaccacatcgctcacatttgaatgacaaagttctatcaaattaatttttttgcaagcgcaatgtagtgtaaatgtttggtcactATTcttgtggaaatgtcagcttttttgcaatagctcttataattggtcttcagtgttaggctttgggtgaaaagcgtatggatcgtttatggggatgcacatatatatatatataaaaaacataaatataaatataaaaaacttcagagtcaTATTCTTGTATAGcatgcacacgtgcacacacacacagacattcaatttaaagggatagttcacccaaaaataaaaaaaatatttcataattttctcaccctcatgttacaaacctgtataaatttctttgttctgatgaacacggaggaaggtattttaaggaatgtttataactaaaccattcatgagccccattcacttccatagtattattttttccccactatggaagtgaatgaagctcgtgaatggtttggttacaaacagtcctcaaaatatctacatgtgtgttcatcaaaacaaagaaatttatacaggtttgtaacatcatgaggatgagaaaaagataacagtattttcatttttaggtgaactgtccatttaattaataaattacactcactccaatcatctctccctctctctccccaatagttaattcacttcaaggtttgtgggattcaataatttacattttttgattgacatgattgattgttgttgttattctgttgttaaaaaggaaggatctaatttaaggatgtgtttcatgtcccattaaaaggtgaatgcctgttcaaaaaatgccattttgttgcatagaaaccattgtacttttttatatctacttttccatggtcttctgccatgtttgaggcgtattgaaacttttcatgcttttattttggccttatttcagttacatttacatcttattctttgtagttttgatttttattcatttttagatttttattgtatttacaactcacctgtatgtggacaccttttaaaaataaatgcatataatcattttttgttgcaaataaaactctcatagtccataaatactgtagatttaactttgtttaatatctacatttagttaaatcatcaaacatctgtatgacttgccagtgacttgcttgactcaagctacgacttgacttgacttgcttgacataaagcagtgacttgacttgacttgacttgactctcacaaaaaatgactcggacttgcttgagacttgaaggttaagacttgagacttacttgtgacttgcacatgtgtgacttactcccacctctgacacaaacacactctcagatAATAAATGGCAATAAGACTTATATGTGAATTActtaccccacacacacatagttaGAGGATCATTAAGAGCGGTGTTCTTTTTAGATTTAGGTTCAGTTCCCTATGGAAGGGTTATTAAGAGTTTTATTCTCATTTGTTTGTACGACTGTgtgttaaaagttaaataaatgttctagATGTTTTACAAATCTCATGTGACACAACCACACTGTAATGTTGAGTTTtgattagggatgagcgagtacagcattatctgtatctgtatctgtatctgtatctgttaaccatatgaattatctgtatctgtatctgtactcggagtgggtgggacctaatccggaagtaggcggggcttgtcttgaaatgggcggggctttaaccggtatgttattttaagcatgcagtGGCACacttgccatggacacacaggattctaaccgtagagacggagcgcactattttctttagcggaaacaatacaatcgtttttaaatcaataaactcctttttaaatcatcattttgtgttaaattatcgatttattcggtaggtaacaatataataagcgcgatccgcttcacggacctgtaacttgagcgacagcgaagccgcgaactcgtgctgaacattttaaaggcgtaacagctgatgaaaaagcagagacaattgtagacgaaaatgaagagagattttatcttagtttttattttatacaaaacattttcgtctcgtcttttttcgtcaacaataatgcatgttaatttagtcttagtcagcgtttttggacagtggtgcggtctcgtcatcgtctcgtcttagtcatgaaaaaaaaggttgttgacgaacatattccgtctc
This window harbors:
- the LOC132845017 gene encoding endonuclease domain-containing 1 protein-like; the protein is MKLLTLVLLLSTFSSLTLTEVVEDFQNSCSKFFIRSPNGKQIITPTVFKGSQYKQICQLLNNNYTFATLYDTKNRIPVYSAYTFSGRNQTFKNNEWKNEPQLENKSNGPEMREITNDEMDGFVHQAVNRDYKDSRIPYTRGHVFPNQYAADQNQADSTFTFTNIAPQTEHSNGEWATEVETPMRAEIQRECRQNNQFKAFIVTGVVPGNNWISIMRKDKTVVKGVNIPSFYWTAFCYYNQTTTISRAYLARQNEPNPKSYEITDLSVDMLNRRLTSLYNQDFKVFSDLCLTSVQSEFVPSDSRV